In Panicum virgatum strain AP13 chromosome 4N, P.virgatum_v5, whole genome shotgun sequence, a single window of DNA contains:
- the LOC120669535 gene encoding transcription factor MYB41-like gives MGRPPCCDKANVKKGPWTPEEDAKLLAYTSTHGTGNWTNVPQRAGLKRCGKSCRLRYTNYLRPNLKHENFTQEEEDLIVTLHAMLGSRWSLIANQLPGRTDNDVKNYWNTKLSKKLRQRGIDPITHRPIADLMHSIGALAIRPPQPAHSPNGGSSSYLPAPAALPLVHEVAYHAAGILQPLPPPPPQQQQAVIARVDVDATASPAADHGQQLKWSDFLADDAAAAASEAQQVLGQYHHEAGGSSVLAAGSSSAGGGRACGDGGGGDDGAAAFIDAILDCDKETGVDQLIAELLADPAYYAGSSSSSSELGWGC, from the exons aTGGGGAGGCCGCCGTGCTGCGACAAGGCGAACGTGAAGAAGGGGCCGTGGACGCCGGAGGAGGACGCCAAGCTGCTGGCCTACACCTCCACCCATGGCACCGGCAACTGGACCAACGTGCCCCAGAGAGCAG GGCTGAAGAGGTGCGGCAAGAGCTGCAGGCTGAGGTACACCAACTACCTGCGCCCCAACCTCAAGCACGAGAACTTCacccaggaggaggaggacctcaTCGTCACCCTCCACGCCATGCTCGGGAGCAG GTGGTCTCTGATCGCGAACCAGCTGCCGGGGCGCACGGACAACGACGTGAAGAACTACTGGAACACGAAGCTGAGCAAGAAGCTCCGGCAGCGCGGGATCGACCCCATCACGCACCGCCCCATCGCCGACCTCATGCACAGCATCGGCGCGCTCGCCATCcgcccgccgcagccggcgcaCTCTCCCAacggcggctcctcctcctacctccccgcgccggccgcgctcCCGCTCGTCCACGAGGTCGCGTACCATGCCGCTGGCATCctgcagccgctgccgccgccgccgccgcagcagcagcaggccgtcATTGCGCGCGTGGACGTGGACGCCACCGCGTCGCCGGCCGCGGACCacgggcagcagctcaagtggAGCGACTTCCTCGCcgacgacgccgcggccgcggcctccgAGGCGCAGCAGGTTCTTGGCCAGTACCACCACGAGGCCGGTGGCAGCAGCGTTCTGGCAGCTGGGAGCAGCAGCGCTGGTGGCGGCCGCGCGTGCggtgacggtggcggcggcgacgacggcgcggcggcgttcatCGACGCGATCCTGGACTGCGACAAGGAGACCGGGGTGGACCAGCTCATCGCCGAGCTGCTGGCGGACCCGGCCTACTacgccggctcctcctcctcgtcgtccgagTTGGGCTGGGGTTGCTGA
- the LOC120669349 gene encoding uncharacterized protein LOC120669349 translates to MGKTLSELHSMLKTIEESIKQNINHVMIVQKENKKRKHWTPPKGKAKGKVPNEPSSSKQKPKVKSGPTADDECFHCNAKGHWSRNCKKYLEDKKKKGGPDKD, encoded by the exons ATGGggaaaacattgagtgagttgcatagCATGCTAAAAACAATAGAGGAAAGCATTAAACAAAATATCAATCATGTGATGATTGTACAGAAGGAGAATAAAAAGAGGAAGCATTGGACGCCTCCTAAAGGCAAAGCTAAGGGAAAGGTTCCCAATGAGCCCTCAAGCTCTAAGCAAAAGCCAAAGGTCAAATCTGGACCTACTGCTGATGATGAATGCTTCCATTGCAATGCCAAGGGACACTGGTCAAGGAACTGCAAGAAATACTTGGAAGACAAGAAAAAGAAGGGAG GGCCTGACAAGGattag